GATTAAAAATGAGAAAGTATTTAGAAATCTTTTTGATGTTATTTATTAATAAATTTTAGCGAGTCAACTATTATTTAAATAATCATAACCCTTGCCTAATGCAAGGGTTATTTGATATAATAATAATTATAAATTAATAACTTATATTAATATGGCTAAGTTATATACAGTCTTAGAAGCTTCTAATATTATTAATGTCTCCCCAGATACCATAAGGCGTTGGGAGAAGAAAGGGCTTATTAGGGCTGATAGATCAAAATTAAATTATAGACTTTTTAATATTGAAGAATTACAGAGGATTATTAATAAAAATAATGGTAATCAAAAAAAGAACTATTATAAAATATTAAAAAGTAAAGAAAAGTCAGATTATTCGGTAATTGAGTTATTTGCTGGTGCTGGAGGTACGGCTATTGGTTTTGAACATGCTGGACTTAGACATGTTTTATTATCTGATATTGATAAAAATAGTGTACAGACCTTAAAAATGAATAAACCAAAATGGAATGTTGTTCAGGCTGATATTACAAAAATGGATTTTAAAGGTTTAAAAGCTGATATTGTTGAGGGTGGATTTCCTTGTCAGGCATTTAGTTATGCTGGTAAAAAACTAGGATTTGAAGACGCAAGAGGAACTCTATTTTTTGATTTTGCAAGATGCGTTAAAGAAGTTAGGCCAAAAGTTTTAATGGGTGAAAATGTAAGAGGTCTATTAAAGCATGAAAATGGAAAAACCTTGAAATCTATTTTAAATGTTTTAATTGAATTAGGTTACAACGTAGCTTTTAGGGTTTTAAAAGCTCAATATTTTGATGTACCACAAAAAAGAGAAAGACTAATAATATTGGGTGTTCGGAAAGATTTAGATTTACCAATATTTTTTCCAAAAGAAAAGGATTATACGATCTCTTTAAGAGAGGCTCTTGAAAATTGCCCTTATTCAGAAGGACAAAAATATCCAGAGAGAAAAAAAGAAATAATGGATCTTATTCCTCCTGGAGGGTATTGGCGAGATCTTCCACTTGATCTACAGAAAGAATATATGAGGTCAAGTTACTATATGGGAGGCGGTAAGACAGGCATGGCTCGTAGACTTTCATGGGATGAGCCTAGTCTTACATTAACATGTGCTCCAGCTCAAAAACAGACAGAAAGGTGCCACCCTGAAGAAACCAGACCTCTTAACGTTAGGGAGTATGCAAGAATACAAACATTTCCTGATACTTGGAAATTTTCTGGTCCAATATCTTCTCAATATAAGCAAATCGGAAATGCTGTTCCAGCTAATTTAGGATATCATATAGGACGCTGTATTATTGCTATGCTGGATAAAAAGATAGACTCTAAGACAATGTATAAAGTTGAGCCAATAGATAAAATAGATGACCTTATACAGTTAAATCTTTTTGGATATTGATTTTTATGACCAAGACCAAAAAAACTATCTCTACTGGAGTAGTCCACACCATGCCTTCTGATCTAAAACAAGCTCTTAGCTCTTCTCCTAAGATCTTAACTACTTGGGAGAGTATTACCCCACTGGCTCGTAATGAGTGGATTTGTTGGGTAATTTCTTCTAAAAAAGAGAAAACCAGAGCTCGTCGGATAAAGATAGCTAAAGATAAGCTACTTGCTGGTTTACGTCGCCCTTGTTGCTGGGCTGGTTGTTCACATCGTTAATTTTCTACTTTTCTACTATGTGCTATTTAACATAGCTATTATTTATGTGCAGCTCTTGCCAATAATGCTTTTTTATGGTAGGCTGGTAATCTAACTAAATAGATTCGAATTTTCAAGCCTTCTAAAGATAAGTGATATTTGAGAAATCGGGTCACTTATTTTTATTATGTCAGAAACAAAAATCACTTTTGCGTCTTTAGGTATTAAAGACTCAATACTTAAGGTTCTTTCCGGGCTTGGTTTAAGTACACCCACCCCGATTCAAGCCCAAGCTATCCCACCGGCCCTGGAAGGGCAGGATATAATTGGTATTGCCCAAACCGGCACAGGCAAAACTTTAGCCTTTGGTCTTCCAATGTTACAAAGATTATCTGCGCTAAAGGGGCGTGGTCTAGTGGTTGTCCCAACTAGAGAGCTGGCCAGCCAGGTAGCGCAAAGTATTAAGAAAGTAGGTTTACCCTTTGGACTTAAAACAGCTGTTTTAATCGGGGGTGAAGCTATCCAAAAACAACTTTTTCTTTTAAGAAAAAATCCTCATATAGTTATTGCTACTCCAGGTCGTTTAATAGATCACTTAAAGCGTCGTACCTTCAGTCTTGATGATGTAAAAACCATAGTATTAGATGAAGCTGATATGATGCTTGATCTTGGTTTTGCGCCTCAGATGGAAGAGATCCTTAAACTTGCCCCAACAGATAGACAAACCATGCTTTTTTCGGCTACTATGCCGGCGGCTATTGCCAAATTAGCAGCCAAGTATCTTAAGTTACCAATTAGTATTGAAGTAGCTCCACAGGGTACTACCGCTGAAACCGTTGATCAGGAAGTAATTATTGTAAAAGGTACAGATCGTTTTGCTTGTTTGGAAGATATTATTAAGAAGAATAAAGGTTCAATTTTGGTTTTTGTCAGAACCAAGCATGGTGTAAAGGAAGTAGTAAAAAAACTAGCTGTTTCATCTCATTCAGTAGCTGAAATTCATTCCAATCTCTCCCAAAGTCGTCGTAGTAAGACTTTAGAGTCTTTTAGAAGTGGTAGGACCAGAATTCTGGTAGCGACCGACGTGGCTTCTCGTGGACTTGATGTAAAGGGAATTGAGTTGGTCATTAACTATAATCTACCGGACGCTCATGCCGATTATGTTCATCGTATCGGTAGAACAGGTAGAGCTGGTCGTAACGGTAGGGCAATCTCTTTTGCCACTCCTGATCAATTAAGAGATATTAGTGCTATTGAAAAACTTATTAACAAGAAATTGTCTATTAGTAATAATACTTACTCTGTTGAGCCCAAGGTAAATCCTATCAACAATAATGCCCCTAGAGGTAGAAGTAATAATTCCGAGTACCCAAGAACCAGGAAGCCACATACTCCTAATAACGCACAAAGGGGTCCGAGAACTGGAGAAAGAAGCAATAGAAACGAAGACAGAAGAACCAGAGAAAGGAGCAATAGAAACGAAGATAGGAGAGTTGGAAGCGGACAGCCCAAACAAAGACGTTTTAGTAATAACAATCAAGGAAGTTCTTCAGCTAATGGAAGCAGACCACAGTATGGTCGTAATAACGGTGGACGTAAATTTAATACCAACCGATCATCTAATAGGGAAAGATAGGGAGATTAAAAGATTATAGCATTATGCTATAATATAACCATATGATCAAAAATCATCATTCTAATTATTTTCTGTTTCTTGCCTTGGCAGGCTCCATGGTCGTTGTCTATTTTATAGCTAAGCCATTTTTGAGTCCGCTTATTTTAGCCGCTATCTTCGCTTTTCTTTTTCAGCCGATCTATAAAAAGCTTTTAAATCATCTAAAAAAACGAGAAAGCCTGGCAGCTTTTTTTACAACCATTATTGCGGTTGTTTTGGTCTTATTACCGGTAACTTTTCTCGGAATCCAAATTTTTAAAGAGTCTAGTCAGCTGTATCAATCTTTGGTTAATGAAGGTGGTGGCGATTTTGTTGGGGCAATTGAAAATGCTCTTAATCAAGCTCGTGGCATTCTTCCGATTCCTGAAGATTTTCAAATTGATATTGGTCAGTATGTTAAACAAGGACTTGCGTTTTTAATTGAAAACCTTGGTGCTGTGTTTTCAAGTTTTGCTAAAATGCTTCTTAATTTACTTGTTTTCCTTATCGCTTTTTATTTCCTACTTAAAGATGGCAGTAAGTTAAAGAATTATCTGGTGGTTTTGAGTCCTTTAGATGATACTGATGATGAGTTTATTGTATCTCGCTTAAAGACCGCAGTGTCGGCAGCTGTCAAAGGTAATCTCACTATTGGTCTTATTCAAGGTGTTTTAACGGGTATTGGTTTTGCGATCTTTGGAGTGCCAAACGCCGTATTATGGGGAAGTGTGTCCGTTATATCCGCTTTTTTACCAGGTATCGGTACTGCCCTGGTTATTACTCCGGCAATTATATTTCTCTTTATTACTGGCAATACCTTTGGTGCGATAGGGCTTTTGGTTTGGGGAGTAACCGCTGTTGGCCTTGTTGATAACTTCCTTGGCCCCAGACTGGTTGGTCGCGGGATGCAATTACACCCACTAATGGTCTTTATCGCTATTTTGGGTGGGCTAGCCTTTTTTGGACCATTAGGTTTTCTCCTGGGTCCGCTCGCCATGAGTGTTTGTCTTGCCTTAATTGAAATCTACGCCTCGCTTAAGGGTCGGGGGAATAAGACGGCATAAAATAGCTGGAATATTTTTCAATCAATAACCCGCTTTCCTAGCGGGTTTTGCTTTATCTTGAAAATGTTATATAATAAATATATAAGCCTTTTGGCTGTTTATTATTTAATAAATTATAATTACTTATATGAAAGCTTTAATTGTTATTATTATCGTGGCTGTCTTAGGAGGTGCGGCCATTATGTTCTGGTCTAACCGGGACGATAATCTAAATCTTAATGATACTCCGCCTGTTTCAGTAACTCATCGTTGGCACGCGGTTAATGGTATTAACTTAAGTTTTCAATACCCGATTGGTTATGATGTTTATGAGCCTTTTGTGGAGAATATTGAACCAGCGGTTTGGAGTGGAGTAGTTTTTGAAAACACCGAAACTAACCGTGAGATTATCTTTGGCGAAGCTGAGGGTACAGACGGTCCTATGACTGTTACTATAGCCGCTTTTATGAATAGTAATAACCAAACCGCTCAGCAGTTTATTGAATTATCTCCAGCTTCAAATTTTAATCTCTCAGACGGAGAATTATCCGAAATAATGGTTGGTGAAGAAACTGCTTTAAGTTATCTTTCTGATGGTCTTTGGCAATATGAACATGTAGTGGTGGCTAAAGAAGATTTTGTCTATATGTTTAGTGTTGGCTATAACGACGAGAATGATGAGATTAGACAGGTTTTTAGGGATCTTTTAAACTCTGTTCGTTTTATTACCCCAGATGATCTTTTATCCGATGAAGCGGAGAGTGATTTTGTTATGGCTGTTTTGGTTAGAGAGCACGCTATGCAAGAATATTCAGTTAGCGAAGCAGTGGTTAAAGTTTTAAGAATTGAACCTAGAGAATGGTCTGATGCTTGCTTGGGCCTACCTTCTGAAGAAGAAATGTGCGCCCAGGTTATTACCCCAGGTTATGAAGCTGAGGTGGAAGTGGCCGGTCGTTCAGTTTACTACCGTCTAAACGAGGAGGGTGATATGATTCGTTCGTCTTCAGAGTGGAGTGAGTCATTAGATGAGAATAATGAATAGCATTAGAGGTTTAAAGATAACTATTAAATTACTGGTTAATAATCAAAAGATAAAAATCAAGAGAATCAATTAAGTTATATAAATAAATAAGATACGCCTTAGGGCGTATCTTATTTATTTTAGCTTGGGTTGATATTATTATTAGTTTATTATTCCCTAGCTGTTTTATTTTAATTTGTTTTCTGTAAATCTTTTGTAAAGCATATAGCTAGCTCCCAAAAAAGCTGCTCCACCTATTAGTTCAAAAGACTCTTCCAGTAAGCTGTCTACCATAAAGAAGCCGATTGGGAAGTCCCAGTTAATTTCTTCATAACTTTGCCAAAGAGCGGCTAGGTTTTGATCGCCTAGATAAAGAGAAGAATTGTAAAAGGCTTCACCTAAAAGAGTATAAAAATTAGTATCAAAAACTCCGGACAAGGCTGTTCCGATAAAAGACATGCTACCAGCTAGGGCGTAGGCGATAAAACCAGTTAAGAGATATTTTCTAACAGCTAAAAATTCTTTAAGATTTTTCCAGTATTTAATGAGACCATATAAAGGTACGCCGGCTAAGACTCCAAAATAAAGCAGTTCAGTTAAGGTGCCCATCCAACCTTGTTCGGTTTCTTTAAATATTGCTTGCACATAACCCATTAAGGTGTGTCGGATGTCTCCCGCATCTTCTAAAAGCATTAATAAAAAGGCGATGGCCATGATAATCAGAAACCTTGAGATTTCTTTATTTTCTCTACCAATTCTTCCGGCGGTGTAAACAGATAATAGAGCTGAACTGGCTAAAAAGAACCACTGGACTAGCTCACCCAGACCACTGTTTCTACCCCAGTGTTGGAAAAGAAAAGGTCGGTAGGTGAAATAGAAATAATCTGGCTTTAGGTTAAATAAAACGTCTCTTAAACCGAAAATATTTCTTAGATCAATTAAGTAAACAGCTAACCAGGAAAGTAAGATAAAAAGGCCAGTTAGGCCAAGAATTCTTTTAGCCATTAGTTGGTTGTTTTTAGTTTTAGGATTATCCATAGTTGTTTAAAGATTTTTAATCTTAATAAACTATATCATTTTAAAGATAATTAAAGCAAGGGGTATTGTATGTTATTTCAACATACAAAAAACTCGCCTTTTTAAAGCGAGTTTTTTTGTGTTAAGATTTGTCTTTATTAAAGACTAGCAATAACGGCCGGGGTAACATTATTAATGGTTTTACCAGCGTAACGAGCTAGTTCAGTCAAAGTTTTAATATGTCTGGCTTTACCTTCTTCCATTACGTAGATTCTGCCAGTTTGTACATCTCTTAAAAGAGATTGGTTGGCATAGGCTCCGATCTGTGAAAGTTGTTCAATATAGCCGTATTTAATAATTGACTCAGGGGCAAGATTAATAATAGCCTTACCTTTATACTTAGCTAATTCTTCAAGAGTTCTAATCGGGCTTAAAGCTCCGCGGTTAACTGAATAGATTCTCATGGTTGAAGAGTCTCTAACTAAAGTGCCACTTGGCATACAAGGATCTTGCTTAACCTGAAAGTCGGCTGGGACAGCCATACGGTAGTTCTCGGCCAAAAGAGGGCTGATGTTAATTATTTCTTTACCTTTGTATTGTGCTAATTCTTTTAAGTCACGAATAGGGGAAAGGGAATTATTAACCACCTTAAAGATTTGTCCTCCTGCAGAATTACGCAAAAGAGTTCCGTTAACATGGCAAGCTCTAAGGTGAGCAGTACCATCGTTAAGATGGAAAATCGCTCCGCTAGATAAGATACTGATAGGGGCAGAGCCGGTTACAGCACCAGCATTTCCACCACCTACATTACCACTGCTTCCACCTTGTCCAACCTTACCAGATCCGTTACCAGGATTAACGGGGTCAACAATTGGATGAATTACCGGATCAATAGAAGGCAAAGGATCTTCTTTAACCGGGTCATTGTTATCTGGTTCTTCAACACCAATTGGGTCTACTTTAGCTTCCTGAGAAGGTACAAGACCTGGTACTACAGTATCATTAGGAGGTAGAATAGAGGGTGAGGGGATTACAACTGGTCCACTTGAACCATTGGAATTATCTTTTGCACCATTATTATTACTGTCCGAAGAAGCGGCAATACCGCTACCAGCAGTCATTACGGCCAAAGCCATAGTTAAAACAAGAATTTTTTTCATATATTGTATATATTAATAAATTAATTAAGTTAATAATTTTAACAATTTAATCGTGAATTTTAAAAGCCTTGAAAACCTTAAAAAACACTGATTAAGTTAATATATGAATATATCATATAACTAAAATATTGTCAAGGGGGTTATGAACAGTATTAAATAGCTAATATTGGCTATTTTTTAAAATACCTATTCAATAATCTCTGTTTTTATTGACTTATTGTGCCTAAATATGAGAGAATGGGGTATATAAAACAAAGAAAAAAGCAAAAACAAAAATAAAAAGGAGATTATTATGTCAAGGGTTAATAGAAGAATACCTCTAATTGGTAAAATATTCCTTGATTCCGGACCAAGAAGTTGGCAAGAATTTGTTTTTCAAGAGGGTAAGAAAAAAGAGCTCTATAAAACCAGCGGAGAGATTAATTCTTTCAGCAATAAAAGAACAAACAAAATAATAAAACTTAACTTAGAAATAGATCTTTTTCTCCCACCCAGTAGTATAGAAGTAAATTTAATAGTCGATGAGATTGGTTTTAATGGTAAAGTTTTAGCCATTAAAGAAAGCCAATACAAGGCTTTGGATAATTTATTTAGTTATTTGATCTCCAGGCAGCTTGAAAAAAGTTGGTTATTATCTGGACATATTATTTCTCCGTCCAATAAGCCTCCTGTGCCCATAGTTATTATTCACAGGGAACAGAAGAGGTATTATCGAAGGCCTTGTTCTTATTACGGTCAAGGAGAAGTTAGCACTAAAAAATTAGTGAAAGAGTTTCGTAAATTTGAATTAAACTAAAGTTTTAAATTAAACTAAAAGCCGCAGATTATCCGCGGCTTTTTAATTTTAATTATTTTAATTAAAGATTTGGTTATTTAAGATTACTTTTTAGAGCGGAAATGTCTCCCGAGATCCAAGTATTAACCAATTCTTGGTTTTCATCAAGTTGGACAAAAGTGTGTTGGGTTATTACGCCGTAACGAGAGCGTAAGTCAATAGCTGAATCATAATCAACCTCTAATAAAGAAACATTGGCCGGTATTTCTTCGGTGCGAGTTGTAAAATTAGCTGAGGCATCCAGACAGGTTGGACACCAGTTTGCTTTAAAGAAAAGCACTACTGTTTGTCCTTTATTTATCTCAGAGATAGTTGTTGCTTCACTGTATTCAAGGTATGATCCACCACTTTGTTCTTCCATTGTTTCATCTTCCATATTTGCTTCTTCTAAACCATTTTCTTCATAAAAAGAATCTGCAGGCATTAGAGTCTCTTGCTCCATCATTAGTTGTTCTTCTTCCATTCTTTTTGACAAAATAGCGACGGCGATAATGGCAACTACTAAAAAGGCAAGTATGATTAATAAAATATTTCTGTTCATATAGATAGGGTTAATAATAAATAATAAGAAGCTGTAAGCTTGATTACTATCTTATTATAGCTTTTTTAAAAGAGGGGGTCAATTAGCTTGAGGTTTTTCATTTTTCTTGGTATGATAAAGATATATGAGTTGGATATTTTATGCTATTTTATCCGCTTTTTTTGCCTCATTGGTGGCTATTTTCGGCAAGATTGGCATTAAGGGTGTAGACAGTAATTTAGCCGTAGCTATTCGTACGGTAGTGATAGTAGTTTTTGCCTGGGGTATAGTTTGGATACAAGGTAATGCTTCGGATATTTTTAAGATTTCCAAATTTTCTTACACTTTTATTATCCTCTCTGCTATTGCTACTGGTCTGTCTTGGATGTTTTATTATAAAGCATTGCAATTGGGAGAAGCTTCTCGAGTGGCCCCGATTGATAAGCTAAGTATTGCCCTAACCATTATTCTGGCTTTTATTATTTTAGAAGAAAAACCGACAGTGGGTAATGTTTTAGGTGGAGTTTTGGTAACAGCCGGAGTCTTAACTACGGTTTTTGTTAAATAGGTATTAAATTTATTAATTCTTAATTTAAAAATATGCAAGGTTATCATGGTAATATAGAAAAACTAACCAAGGAAAATAATAATTTTAGACAAGTTCTTTATACTGGCAAACATTCTCAATTGGTTTTAATGTCTCTTTTGCCGGGCGAGGAGATAGGTGAAGAGATACATGATGTTGATCAGTTTTTTCGTTTAGATCAAGGCCAAGGTAAGGCTATTATAGATGGGCATGAATACCAAATTGAAGACGGGCATGCTTTGGTGGTACCAGCTGGGGCTACTCATAATATTATTAATATCTCAGAAAGTGAGACCCTAAAGCTTTATACTCTGTATTGCCCTCCTCACCATCAGGACGGGATTGTTCACGAGGATAAATTAACGGCCGAAAGAGACGAGGAACATTTTGATGGCCAAACCACTGAGTAGTTTTATTATAAATAGTCTTTATGCCAAAATTAGTTTTAAATAAATCAGTTAAAAAAGAAAATATTATCCGTCCGGGTTTTACTTTAGTTCAGATGATTATTGCGGTGGCGATTGTGGGAGTTATCGGAGTTTTAGTGTTAATTAGTATGCAAGATACTAGAGCTAAGAGTAGAGACACTAAACGAGTTAAGGATGCCCAGAATATAACTTTGGCTTTGCAGCTTTATAAGAACAATACGGGAGAATATCCCCAAACGCTTACCCCAGGTGAACCTCTGGAGTTTAACAATACGATTTACATGGAGAAGGTGCCAACTAATCCAACCCCTAGAGCAGACGGAGATTGTTTAGATAAGGATTATTCTTACGCTTCAGACGGCAATAATTATGTTTTAAGTTTTTGTTTATCTGCTGATCAAGAGAATTTCTCAGCGGGTGTTAATCTTTGTGATAACGGAGAATGCGGAGCCGGGGAAGCTATGCCGTTATTTGATTATGAAGGCAACTCTTACTCGACGGTAGCTATTGGTGGACAGCTTTGGATGGCTGATAATTTAAAGACAAGGTATAAACCAAATGGAACATTATTAACTAATATGCAAACCAATTCAGAACGTGATTGCATTCAATCTAATAATACCAGAGGTACGGAGAGTCATTGTAATCAAGGCTACACTCTTTATACTTGGGATGGTGCCATGAACGGATCTAGCGAAGCCGGCGCGCGCGGTATTTGTCCTTTGGGTTGGCATATCCCAACAGATAATGAATTTCATATTTTGGAAAAATACCTTTCTAATAATAACCCGGATTGTAACCCTGCTCGTTTAAATGACTGGAAGTGTAGTCCGGCTGGTTCAAGAATTAAGTCAGGAGGTGATTCTGGTTTTAATGCTCTTTTACCGGGCTTCAGAGGAGGTGGTTCCTGGTTTTCTCATTTTGGTAACTATGCTTATTTTTGGCTTTCTGATCCAACAGAAACAACAACTAAATTTGTTAGAGGACTATATGCTACCGCTAACACTGTTTATCGTGATCTAATTGGTGCGTTGCCCAGTAATTACAGTATGTCAGTCCGTTGTCTTAAGGA
This genomic window from Patescibacteria group bacterium contains:
- the dcm gene encoding DNA (cytosine-5-)-methyltransferase, coding for MAKLYTVLEASNIINVSPDTIRRWEKKGLIRADRSKLNYRLFNIEELQRIINKNNGNQKKNYYKILKSKEKSDYSVIELFAGAGGTAIGFEHAGLRHVLLSDIDKNSVQTLKMNKPKWNVVQADITKMDFKGLKADIVEGGFPCQAFSYAGKKLGFEDARGTLFFDFARCVKEVRPKVLMGENVRGLLKHENGKTLKSILNVLIELGYNVAFRVLKAQYFDVPQKRERLIILGVRKDLDLPIFFPKEKDYTISLREALENCPYSEGQKYPERKKEIMDLIPPGGYWRDLPLDLQKEYMRSSYYMGGGKTGMARRLSWDEPSLTLTCAPAQKQTERCHPEETRPLNVREYARIQTFPDTWKFSGPISSQYKQIGNAVPANLGYHIGRCIIAMLDKKIDSKTMYKVEPIDKIDDLIQLNLFGY
- a CDS encoding YdeI/OmpD-associated family protein, encoding MTKTKKTISTGVVHTMPSDLKQALSSSPKILTTWESITPLARNEWICWVISSKKEKTRARRIKIAKDKLLAGLRRPCCWAGCSHR
- a CDS encoding DEAD/DEAH box helicase, with product MSETKITFASLGIKDSILKVLSGLGLSTPTPIQAQAIPPALEGQDIIGIAQTGTGKTLAFGLPMLQRLSALKGRGLVVVPTRELASQVAQSIKKVGLPFGLKTAVLIGGEAIQKQLFLLRKNPHIVIATPGRLIDHLKRRTFSLDDVKTIVLDEADMMLDLGFAPQMEEILKLAPTDRQTMLFSATMPAAIAKLAAKYLKLPISIEVAPQGTTAETVDQEVIIVKGTDRFACLEDIIKKNKGSILVFVRTKHGVKEVVKKLAVSSHSVAEIHSNLSQSRRSKTLESFRSGRTRILVATDVASRGLDVKGIELVINYNLPDAHADYVHRIGRTGRAGRNGRAISFATPDQLRDISAIEKLINKKLSISNNTYSVEPKVNPINNNAPRGRSNNSEYPRTRKPHTPNNAQRGPRTGERSNRNEDRRTRERSNRNEDRRVGSGQPKQRRFSNNNQGSSSANGSRPQYGRNNGGRKFNTNRSSNRER
- a CDS encoding AI-2E family transporter — protein: MIKNHHSNYFLFLALAGSMVVVYFIAKPFLSPLILAAIFAFLFQPIYKKLLNHLKKRESLAAFFTTIIAVVLVLLPVTFLGIQIFKESSQLYQSLVNEGGGDFVGAIENALNQARGILPIPEDFQIDIGQYVKQGLAFLIENLGAVFSSFAKMLLNLLVFLIAFYFLLKDGSKLKNYLVVLSPLDDTDDEFIVSRLKTAVSAAVKGNLTIGLIQGVLTGIGFAIFGVPNAVLWGSVSVISAFLPGIGTALVITPAIIFLFITGNTFGAIGLLVWGVTAVGLVDNFLGPRLVGRGMQLHPLMVFIAILGGLAFFGPLGFLLGPLAMSVCLALIEIYASLKGRGNKTA
- a CDS encoding thioredoxin family protein, with protein sequence MNRNILLIILAFLVVAIIAVAILSKRMEEEQLMMEQETLMPADSFYEENGLEEANMEDETMEEQSGGSYLEYSEATTISEINKGQTVVLFFKANWCPTCLDASANFTTRTEEIPANVSLLEVDYDSAIDLRSRYGVITQHTFVQLDENQELVNTWISGDISALKSNLK
- a CDS encoding EamA family transporter encodes the protein MSWIFYAILSAFFASLVAIFGKIGIKGVDSNLAVAIRTVVIVVFAWGIVWIQGNASDIFKISKFSYTFIILSAIATGLSWMFYYKALQLGEASRVAPIDKLSIALTIILAFIILEEKPTVGNVLGGVLVTAGVLTTVFVK
- a CDS encoding cupin domain-containing protein; amino-acid sequence: MQGYHGNIEKLTKENNNFRQVLYTGKHSQLVLMSLLPGEEIGEEIHDVDQFFRLDQGQGKAIIDGHEYQIEDGHALVVPAGATHNIINISESETLKLYTLYCPPHHQDGIVHEDKLTAERDEEHFDGQTTE
- a CDS encoding FISUMP domain-containing protein; translation: MPKLVLNKSVKKENIIRPGFTLVQMIIAVAIVGVIGVLVLISMQDTRAKSRDTKRVKDAQNITLALQLYKNNTGEYPQTLTPGEPLEFNNTIYMEKVPTNPTPRADGDCLDKDYSYASDGNNYVLSFCLSADQENFSAGVNLCDNGECGAGEAMPLFDYEGNSYSTVAIGGQLWMADNLKTRYKPNGTLLTNMQTNSERDCIQSNNTRGTESHCNQGYTLYTWDGAMNGSSEAGARGICPLGWHIPTDNEFHILEKYLSNNNPDCNPARLNDWKCSPAGSRIKSGGDSGFNALLPGFRGGGSWFSHFGNYAYFWLSDPTETTTKFVRGLYATANTVYRDLIGALPSNYSMSVRCLKD